cttgccaaataaaaaatattgggaaaaatattatataatttgtaTGTGTATGGACTCAATTTATAACGATCCCCAATTCGTATTGGGTTCATACGTTACaggtccaaacaataaatttgtaaatggtgggctaaaaggctaggccttgatGAATGGACGATCGTTGGTCATGGTATTCAAAATGCTTGCATAGAAGTGAGCTAGATGTATCAAAGAAGACTCTTTCTTTGACACGGCCTACATGGCTCCGGTTCCTTCCTCCCCCCTTCCCCAAGAAGggattcttacattatatagcctctTTTAtttgatcctgaccttccatctgttgGTCAGACAGATAACTACTTGAGTGCACGTCCTATCAGCTGTCTTCCCCCACCTTTTATTAGTTGCAGTAACCGAAAttgtactgttcaggagtcttttcccatTAATGCAGTCAGGACGTTTGTTGGTACATTCAATGCGGAAGTGACAACTTTTCCTTGAACCGGCCCTACACTGTACTCGCCCTTTTTTCTGGGACTGCTTTCGGGGCTGTTTTTGACGACGTGCCGTTCTTCCCTTCTAGGTCTAGGGATGCCGAGGACAAGATCTTCCTCGGCCACATTCCTAGGATATTTGGACTCTAATTGCATGTCTTCGGCAATATCTCTCCTCGACGAGGGCCTTGGGCTCTAATGAAAGTGGGTcggggtcacaaattctctggccccacagtatgtatatagaatttttgaaattattattcaagtttttgtatGATAATTCATGAGAGATTTTTTGATGCGATAACTCATAAGAGATCTTTTGGATGGGATTTCCTATTTGGCCTATAGCCAAAATCTAATTTTGCTGTAGAGAATAGATTATAGATCTATACGTAATGTGTATAAGCAGAGACTAGCTAATAGACTAATAgactaaaaaatatactaattttcaaagaaaagaaaagtattgaCTGGATGACCGTAAACTATAAATTACCGAATATTCAACTATAAAACCTAAGACAATGAGGGACcgataaaagaaaaggaagaaatctTTACAAcagtaggaaaaaaataataataataataaaacaaaaacaaaaagagtaaATAAAGGCCAACCTGAAGAGCAGTTAACACACCCACACAACGATTTATGAGCAGCtacaaagaaaggaaaaaaaaaaaagaatcaaaatggaGAGTAGCAAGGTAAGTAGTGGGCTATGGGTAGGTTTGATTTCTTCAAAAATAAAGATGGAGAGAAAgtgtgtgtttatttgtttttggctttttattttttgatatagTCATTATTTCTCTCTTGAAAATTTGAGAACAAATATTGAATAGGTATAGACATGAAGAATCTCTTCACCTTTTGGTACGAGGGAGTGAAAAAATTTACATTCTTAAATTACATTAGACAGAGTGCATAATATTCAAAGAGtgtgtaatttaaaaaaaaaaaaaattgggatagTGCATTCTAGGgccattaatttttattttcttttttggaaagaTAAGAAAACTTTAATTactcctaaaaaaaagaaaaccttaattATATTCTATTGAGTAATGGAGGGAGGGGGCCTTATTTAATTTGGGGGCCATAGGCCACTACCTTTAACTACCTTATAGTCTTGAGTGGACTCTGATTTAGACTATGGGGTGAAccgtataaatataataaacaccGAATTAGGGTGTagattgttaaattttaaagtttagtgTACATATGACAAATATCCAAACTAGTATAGTATTAATATTGCACACTTTGCCCTTTAGACATAATTACTCTAACTCTAATGCCAAAAAAAGTATTGCACACATTTCACATCACAATGTAAGAgagtatttattaattattatacaCAGCTAAGCTAACACACAATTTCAGTCTCGCACGTGTGTTAGTCCCCTGCAGTGCTCCGGCTCTCGCAATACTCAATTCTCAGAATGAAGATGatccctctccctctcctcaATCTTCACCGGAAACCCACCTTTCATCTTGGATAAAAATGAATCATACTCTGGTTCCTGTACACCTTGCTCAAAAGCTGGCACTACCTTAAACCTCCTTAAAACCCCAGCTACCACACTCTTCATCTGCAAGAAAGCCATCTCCTTCCCCAAACAAATTCTAGGACCTGCCTGGAACACTGGGTAAGTGTACGAGTCTCTCCCCACGAACCTCCATGATGATTTCGAATTCTCTTCCTCCTTCTGCAGCCACCTCTCGGGCTTGAACTCTGCCCAGTCCGATCCCCACAGCTTCTCCAACCTCCCCATAGCGTATGGAAAGTACGATACTTTCATCCCCTTCTTTACCACTGTCCCGTCCGGCAATACGTCGTCGTTCACTGCCTCCTTCGCGTCCAACGCGACTGGCGGGTACAGCCGCATGCTTTCACATAGAGAAGCGTGTGTGTACACCATATCTTTCACCTCGTCATAAACAGGCCCTTCcgatttttctttgatttccttAAGAATCTCGGATTCTATTTCTGGGTTTTTCGATAGAACCCAAAAAAACCATGTTAAAGCCGCCGACGAAGTGTCACGCCCAGCAAGTATAAAGCTGATCACAAAATCGATCACGAAGTTCTCGTCTAAATGACCGGAGTTCAATAACCTTGACAACAGGTCCACGGAATCGaggctctctttctctcttagctcctgctttttttcttttattatggtCATGGCGAACCCTCGTATTTCTGAGATTGCGACCTTGAGACGCTTTTCTGACCCAATATTCAACAACTTCTTGATTTTCCAAACGCCTGGGAATAACGTATTCCCCCTCTCGCTACTACACTTGATACCGTTTTCAAAGGCTAAGTCGAGCTTGGTCTGTGGAAGAGAGGGCAACAAGTAGGCCGGGTCGAACCCGAAAGCGATATTACAGATATTATCAAAAGTAAACCTTTGAAGAATGTCTTGGAAATCTAGGACAGTTCCATGTTCGGCAGCTGAGGTGAGGGTGGGGATGAGGCGTTGAGAGACCTCAGTTTGGACAACGGTTTCAACGAACTTTCGGAGGGATTTGGTGTTGAATTCTTGCATGGCGATTTGTCTTTGGAACTTCCAGGACTCACCGTCGACGTTGAAGATGCCATCGCCAAGAAGGTCGTAGACAGTTCGACGGGAATCTTCGCCTTTTCCGTAGCTATTGAAGTTGGTCATGAGGATGTGTTGGACCACGGCGGGGTTGCCGGAGATTACGTGGCCGGTGGCGAAGGATTGGCGGAGAACGAAGGTGTTGGAGGGTGAGTCTTGGATGATACCTGTGAGCCATGGGAGTAGGCGGTCTCGATTGGCGAGGAGGGCGAAAAATGAACCCACTAGAGGGTACGATTTGGGGattttggaattggaattggaattggaattgaagaagaagaagaagagtgagaGTAAAGGAATTAGGATGAGGAGTAGATATTGAAGTTGCAGCAACATGATGGTTGGACTCAGATCTATTTTTTTTCAGTGCGTTTCAGatctttctttgtcttttttttatcttaccttatcttatttattaattttttttttacttgtgtCATGACTCATGTGTGCAGTGTGCCTGTGGTGGTTGTGGATGGATATTTTATTCAAGAGTTGTGATAAGGACTATCAAATATTAAGTAATTTTATGTTATAACTTGTCACTGACCGGTAAAGAAGTGTATGTGGGACATATAGAAACACAGTTTTATCGATCACAATTCGCCCGAcataaaattatgtcattttctGTGATTTCAGCGTTTTCTTTCATTCAAATAAGGTGGCTGTGAAAAGATACTTTTATCAATTTTCATGACCTACGCAATGATGAGTCGAACAAATTTCTAGAAAGAGAGGTGGTATATCCTGTACCCAGTATTAGGGATGGCCATACCCATTAGGTAATGGATATCCAACCCTACCCGATCTAATTATTCTGGGTAATACCCAGTTCTTAACGGGTAGAAGGTAATTGGGTAGGGTTTGGATATTATCCAAATATTTTGGGTAGGGTTTGGATATTATCCATTTATCCATTattacccatttaactaattagaTCTAACTCAAACCAAACTCAAccaaattattatgggtaaacctcAACCCATCCAATTaaccaataatcaaaattaccaaattgcccctaaaacttgaaaatgaccaaattattcataaaatcctctaaaattgccaaaatgcactccaaacctaaaaaatgaccaaaatatccccgaaacataaaaaaaatgaccgaaacacccccaaaacctaaaatatgaccaaaatacccccgaaaactaaaaattaccaaaataccccataaacctaaaaaatgaccaaaagaccactgaaacctaaaaattaccaaaataccctctaaacctaaaaaatgaccgaaataccctcaaaatataaaaaattaccgaaatactctctaaacctaaaaaatgaccgaaatacctccgaaacttaaaaattagcaaaaaacccccgaaacattaaaaaaaaatgattgaaacacccacgaaacctaaaaatgaccaaaatacccccgaaactaaaaattaccaaaataacccctaaaCCTCAAAAATGACTGAAAGGccactgaaacctaaaaaatgaccaaaataccccccgaaacctaaaaattaccaaaataccctcaaaacctaaaaaatgaccaaataccctcaaaacataaaaaaaattactgaaatacccccctaaatctaaaaaatgaccgaaatactctTGAGAcctataaaattaccaaaataccccgaaacctataaaatgacaaaaatgcccctaaaacctataagatgataaaaatacacccaaccctaaaaaatgactgaaataacttcgaaacctaaaaaatgaccaaaagatcccaaaacctaaaaaataactgaaatacccccaaagcttaaagaataaccaaaatacccccaaaacctaaaaaatgaccaaaatacccctgaaacataaaaaattacccCTGAAACCttgaaattaccaaaatacctccgaaatctataaaattaacaaaatagccccaaaatataaaaattaccgaaatacccctaaaacctaaaaaatgaaaaaaaattcccccgtaatctaaaaaatgactgaaatgcccttagaatctaaaaaaatgaccaaaataaccccgaaaccaaaaaaaattaccataattccctcaaaacctaaaaaatgactgaaatattcTTAAAACCTTTAATcttgacaaaaatacccttgaaacatccaaaataccccaaacctcTATTTTCGTAATTTAAAAGGTTACAAATgtactttggtcatttataGGTTAAGGGGTACTTTAGTCACTTTAAAGTTTTCAagggtgttttggtcattttagatattttctgGGGGTATTTGGTTGTTTTAGAGGTTTAGGGCTATTTTGGTCGATTTAtaggtttcggggtatttttggtaattttagaggtttggggttatttttggtcattttagaggttttgggcatatttggtcattttacaagtttagggcttattttggtcattttataggtttgagggtattttagacattttataggttttaggggcatttttgtcattttatagatttcgggggtattttggtcatttttcagGTTTACGGAGTATTtcggtcaatttttaggtttcaagggtattttggtaattttcaagtttcagCGGTGTTTTAGTaagtttttaggtttcggggatatttcagtcattttttaggtttaggagttatttcggtcattttttaggtttcgggggtattttggtaatttttaagtttctggggtatttcagtcaaattttaggtttcgggggtatttcggtcattttttaggtttagggggtatttttgataatttttgggtttcgggggtattttggacatttttaggtttcgtgggtatttagtcattttttaggtttcgggggtattttgtcattttttttagatttagggggtattttggtaattttaagtggtttttgagcatatttggtaattttggaggtatattggtcattttagagatttaatgggtattttgctcattttagagattttgagatattttggtcattttagtggtttttgagcataattggtgattttagaGAATCAGGAGAATTTTggccattttagaggtttcatgggtattttgctcattttagagattttgagaatattttggtctttttagtgatttttgagcatatttggtgattttataaaaattgggtttgggtagggtatggatatccatGGGTAAACAAACTGGGTAACAATTGGGTATGGATACTAATTGGGTAAGGTAATTGGATATCCATGGATAAATTAATTTGGTTGGGTATGGGTATACCCTACCCATACCCTACCCATGGCCATCCCTACCCAGTATATATGCCGACCTCCAAAAGAGGCGGGACCCACACACTGTGGGGGCCACTTCTTTGTACAGTCGTGTTGTCGAGCTGCTttgcctttttcttcttctttgacttTGGACAACtatttttttagccaaaattcAGTGTATTGTCCTTTGggtcaaaattaaaaacattcgCATGAATTGGTAcaaaaatttgtataatttttttaaaattttttcattcattttatatACTCAATTTTTTCCACCActtaattatctattttatattatattttattaaaatattaaattttcttaattttttttaattatttctctttctttaaacATATTAACCATCATTCATTCTCAATCTTTATTCTggaaatacataaaaaaataaaaaataaaaaataaataatgtcggtgtaaatttacatgattaATGTAAATTTATCATGATTGATATAGATTGATATAGGTCATTTTTAGACAAAACCGtgtaaattttacatattattCTTTTACACACgaactgatgtgaatgctctaaagtATTTAATTATTAGGCCAATGAGTTCGCTTAATTTCAAGGGCCTAAGAGTGGTTTGTCTGAAGCTTTAGCCACATACAACAAGAGCTACAGGTCTCCCTTTGAGTGAAAATTTCGAGTGCTTAACCATTTCCATGAGTTTTAAGTTTCTACAAGTGTCCCTAACCCACTTAGTAGCACGCATAATTTAGGCTCAAGCAAATGTTCAAAATGTGTTGATTTATACTCTCCTAACTACACTCCCTCAAATCCCTAAGATGTCAAATGAGTTTGGGtcatactttaaaaaataaaaataaaaataataatataatacttGAATTGGAACCCAAGGATGTCAGTCTTGGTTGGAAATTGGAATTCGGCTGGTagaaaattaatctaaaaaacaaCCATCAACAGAGTTAAAATATATAGAAGAATATATTTTAGAATGTATTGCAACCATCAGTCTTGGTTGCAATATTTAGCTCATTATTTGTGAATTTAGTCTAATAAAGGAGTGTCCTATACAATTTGAAGATGCTTTTGAGTTACAATATTTTATTCAGAATTTAAGCTAGTGTTTTAAAAAAGTCCTTATTAGCAtctaatgaatgaaaaattatgaaatgaCAAATGAAACTAAGAGCGATGGTATGGCTTAAAAGTGCAATTCCGATGGAAATTAAGAGCGAGAGATTGAATATcgataaaaataaacttaaatattgaaataaaaaataaataaaaaatgagagagagagaaattcaaTAATAATTGTTATCAACGTCataaaaatgaatgcaaaaCCCTATATCaataataaacaatataaattgaccttcaaactttgtttttttttttttcaa
This DNA window, taken from Quercus robur chromosome 2, dhQueRobu3.1, whole genome shotgun sequence, encodes the following:
- the LOC126712984 gene encoding cytochrome P450 94A2-like; this translates as MLLQLQYLLLILIPLLSLFFFFFNSNSNSNSKIPKSYPLVGSFFALLANRDRLLPWLTGIIQDSPSNTFVLRQSFATGHVISGNPAVVQHILMTNFNSYGKGEDSRRTVYDLLGDGIFNVDGESWKFQRQIAMQEFNTKSLRKFVETVVQTEVSQRLIPTLTSAAEHGTVLDFQDILQRFTFDNICNIAFGFDPAYLLPSLPQTKLDLAFENGIKCSSERGNTLFPGVWKIKKLLNIGSEKRLKVAISEIRGFAMTIIKEKKQELREKESLDSVDLLSRLLNSGHLDENFVIDFVISFILAGRDTSSAALTWFFWVLSKNPEIESEILKEIKEKSEGPVYDEVKDMVYTHASLCESMRLYPPVALDAKEAVNDDVLPDGTVVKKGMKVSYFPYAMGRLEKLWGSDWAEFKPERWLQKEEENSKSSWRFVGRDSYTYPVFQAGPRICLGKEMAFLQMKSVVAGVLRRFKVVPAFEQGVQEPEYDSFLSKMKGGFPVKIEERERDHLHSEN